GGCGTCCGTTGTCCAGCGAGAATCGCGATTGGCTTGAGTGGTTCGATCATTTCAAGTCTCCTTCGCGCAGATGGCGGCGCAGCACCTTGCCCAGAAAATTCCGAGGCAGATCGTGTTCGCAACGTTCAAAAATCCGCGGCCGTTTGTGCGCCGCAAGATGCTGGTGGCAATAGGCTTCCAACGCCGCAACGTCCCACGCAGCCCCCTTCTTCATGACGAGAAACGCTTTCACGATTTCGCCACGCTGCGCGTCGGGGGCCCCGACCACCGCAGCATCCTGCACACCAGGACAGGCACGCAATTTGCGTTCCACCTCGCGCGGATAGACGTTAAACCCCGAGGTGATGATCAGATCCTTTTTGCGTTCGTGAATTTCATACAAGCCGTCGGCGCGGATCCGAGCGAGATCGCCGGTGAACAACCAACCGTCGCGGATTGCATGCTGCGTCTCGACCGGATCGTTCCAATACCCGAGCATCACCTGCGGACCGCGAACCACCAGTTCTCCCACTTCCCCCCGCGGCAAATCGATCATACCGGTCTCCTGGTCGACGATTCGCGCGTCGGTATCGGGCAGAGGCAGCCCAATCGTTCCGTGCCGCGCGGTCGCGTTGAGCGGGCCAACATGGGTGACGGGGGACGCCTCGCTCAATCCATAACCTTCCACGACCAATGCGCCGGTGTGTTCGGCAAATTCGATGGCCACTTCCTCGGGCAATGGGGCGCCGCCGGAGATCACCCACTTGATCGAATCGAGCCGCGCTGGCCGCTTCCGCAGTTGTTCGTTCATCGCCACCAACATCGCGGGGACCGCATGAAAGACCGTTGGTCGATGGCGTTGCATCAACTCGATCGTGCGATAGGTGTTGAACCGATGGTGAAGTACGATCGTGGCAACCAACGCCGCACCGCCGAGTACGGTCGTCGACAATCCGTAGCTGTGAAAGAAGGGGAGCACGCCGGTCAAACGTTCGCGACCGATCTGCGCCCCGGCCCAGTAATACTGTTGCCAAGCGTTGGCGACCAGATTGCGATGGCTCAGCGTGACCGCTTTGGCTTGCCCCGTGGTCCCTCCCGTCGGCAGAATGTAGGCAGCATCGGTCGCCGGATCGCAGAGCGCGGTGTCGAACAATGGTTCGGCGCGGTTGAGTTCATCCCAAAACCATGCCGCACTGTCGCTGCCCGAAATCCACCACTGACCGGTACGCTGGTGCCGCATATACAGGTAACCAAGCTGTTCCAGCGGTCCGAGTTGCGGACGCACCGACACAAGCAATATCTTGCGTGGTCGGTGCGAACCGTAAAGTGTATGCGAGAGCATGTCTAAACTGATCACCACTTGGCAATCGGTTTCGGCCAGCAATCGGTCGACCTCCTCTTCGACCATCAAGGGGCTGATTGCGACCGCGATCCCCCCGACGCGCCAGATTCCATTGACCGCAATGATGTACTCGGGAACGTTTGGCAACAACAATCCAACGCGATCCCCCGGCCGAATCCCCAATTCCTTTAATACCGCCGCCATCCGCATCGCGTCGCGATTGAGTTGGCGGTATTGCCACTTGGTCTCGTAATAGATGCAAGCATCGCGGTCGGGCATCAGCCCCGCAGCTCGATGCAGCAAGCCCCAGGCGGGAAAGTTGGGGTACTGCAGCTTCCGTGGTGGAAGCGCGAACTGCGAGTCCTCTGTCGTCGTTCGATCGTAGCTTTGTTGCAGATTCGAAGAGACCGTAGCCATGGTGCACCTCAACACAAGAAAGAAGCCCGTCCCTTCCGTGGCCCGTCGCCATCCGATAGCCGGACGGCGATTCCAGTTGTGTTGTTGGTGAGCCCTAACGGCCCTTGATGCAGGCCGAGCTGTCCTAAGTCAGCATACGAAATCGACGTTTACCGGCCCCGAATTGGGGCTGGCTGGCAGAGAAAATTCTCCGCCACGGACTCCGTTCGCCGACTTAGGAAGATCGTCTCGCAACGACGCTCGGCACTTGTGCAATCAATCTTGTGTGTCGGCATAACATTCAAAAACTGCCGACACGGCATAATGAAGTAATGCGATCAAATATGAGGTCGCTCGACCTCGAGATAACTCGACCTACGAAGCTGGCATCGAGAATGCAACGTTGAAGAGGGCCGAAAAGCTGAATGAATGCAAGGCAATGAATCGAATGAATCAATCACGACCCGCTAAGTTGATCTCAATGCCTTAATCGTAGCGTCAACGCGCCCCTGGTCAACATTACGAAGGTGGATTAAGCCACAAAGCCGCTGTATAGAAGGAGTTATCGCGTTTAGACATCAAGGGCAAACGCTGGACTCTCCCGAGCATCTTTCATTGCAGCGTCCGAAAAAAGGGAGCCAGCAAGGTCCATGAAACATCTGCTTTAGATGTCGATTCGTCCCCCCTATCGCACGCCAATCTTCGACATTGAAAATCAGGGCGAATGCCAAACGGCGAGCACGTGAACCGCGATTACACCCGACGACGACACCGGCACCCATTAAAGCCAGTTTCTCCACCAGTAGACCAACGAAAGAGATTCGATTCGG
Above is a genomic segment from Rosistilla ulvae containing:
- a CDS encoding AMP-binding protein, whose translation is MATVSSNLQQSYDRTTTEDSQFALPPRKLQYPNFPAWGLLHRAAGLMPDRDACIYYETKWQYRQLNRDAMRMAAVLKELGIRPGDRVGLLLPNVPEYIIAVNGIWRVGGIAVAISPLMVEEEVDRLLAETDCQVVISLDMLSHTLYGSHRPRKILLVSVRPQLGPLEQLGYLYMRHQRTGQWWISGSDSAAWFWDELNRAEPLFDTALCDPATDAAYILPTGGTTGQAKAVTLSHRNLVANAWQQYYWAGAQIGRERLTGVLPFFHSYGLSTTVLGGAALVATIVLHHRFNTYRTIELMQRHRPTVFHAVPAMLVAMNEQLRKRPARLDSIKWVISGGAPLPEEVAIEFAEHTGALVVEGYGLSEASPVTHVGPLNATARHGTIGLPLPDTDARIVDQETGMIDLPRGEVGELVVRGPQVMLGYWNDPVETQHAIRDGWLFTGDLARIRADGLYEIHERKKDLIITSGFNVYPREVERKLRACPGVQDAAVVGAPDAQRGEIVKAFLVMKKGAAWDVAALEAYCHQHLAAHKRPRIFERCEHDLPRNFLGKVLRRHLREGDLK